GCCCGTAAGTATCCTGAAGGTTGTCGCGTTTCGCCCCGGGCGGTGCACGCACCGCCTTACACCATCTGCGGTGCCGATTCCTGCAGTCCGCCACCCGGTGGCGGCGGCTCACTCGCCCTCGCTCTCGCCCGGGCGCCCCTCCAGCTCTTCCTGGCGAAGCCGGCGGCTGCACGCGAGGCAGTCCACATCGCGTGGGTTTCGGGTGACCTCGCCGTGCTCGGCGCCGCAGTACGGCTTGCCGTCGCGATCCGCGAGGTGGAGCGCGTCCACGTCCCACGAAGGGCTGCGAGCACCTTGGCCTTTGCGGACGGGGACGGGGACTCCCCAAAGGGGAACCGATCGCGGTCCAGTCGTGGTTGAGTACTTCGGCTTCACCACGGGCGTCGCGGGCACATTCAGAGCCCCGGGCCGGCTTTGAAGTCGTTGACATAGCAGACGACGGGTCCAATCGGTCTGACGACGCGGAAAGAACCACCGAGATTCGACGTCAGACTTATAGCAGCACGCCCAGTTGAACAAGATATGGCGAGCAAAGTCTCACCGCAGGGGCCCGACTACGGCAATTGGGTCTCGTGGAAGCTTCTGCTCGCAGCGGGCCTCGCCAGCGTTGTCCTGTTCGCGTTGTCTCTACTCTTCATCTACCTGGTGATCGGCGCGGTCCTGGCCCTCGCTGAGTTTGTGCTCTTTGCGTATGGACGCTACCAGCAATCCCCTCGGGGCGGCAACGTCCAAGCGAAACTGTGGGACTCGCTCGTTGAACGCCTGGACTGGGACGGGCACGGGCGGGCAATCGACATCGGATGCGGAAACGGTCCCGTGGCCATTCGGGTGGCCAAGAGATATCCCGGCGCCGAGGTGGTCGGAGTCGACGTCTGGGGAACGATGTGGGAGTACTCCAAGGCAAAATGCGATGAGAATGCAAAGGCCGAGAAGGTGGGCAACCGGGTTTTGTTTCAGATGGCCGACGCGGCCAAGCTCCCTTTCGAAGACGGAGCCTTCGATGCCGCCGTGAGTAATGACGTGTTCCACAACGTTCGGGGTGTGAAGGACAAAAGGGCGGTATTGAAGGAAGCCTTGCGGGTCGTAAAGAAAGGGGGCAGCTTCTCCTTTCAGGACGGGTTCACCGTAAAGCGGTACTACCATTGGGAGGCCGACGAATTGGTCGGTGCCATCAGGAGTTGGGGCGTAGCGAACGTGAGCTTCGAGAAGCTGCCCTATGCCAGAGTTGTTGGCGGGGTGAGTGCGATTTGGGGGGTCAAATAGGAAGCCCCCCGGTTCGGACCCCGCGGTCCACGATCCTGCGCCCACTCCCGAACGGGCAGGCTGGACCTTAGTTGGTATTGTCCAGCACGAAACCAAGGGGCAGGTCGTACTTGAATCTGGTAGGCACGCACGGTTACCATGACCGTTCGATGTTCGGTTCCCTTGGGCGGGTTCGAACACTCCTCACGATTCCCTCGGGGGTGGAACAAGTCCGGTCGGATTTGAATGACATCTCTCGGCGGGGGCCTCGCTGTTGTCCGATAGTGGGCTCCTTGACGACCTCCACGCCAGCGGGGAAGCCTCCGCATGTTAGGACGACATGGCGAAAGAGGGCGGGTCGCGGGAAGCTCGAAAGCGACACGGAGCCTCACACGCCGCCTCGTAGCCATCCCACAGGCTTCGAGCGGCGTCTCGCGCGGGACAAACTAAGGGGCGACCCGCTCGATCTCCTCGGCCGAGGGGTTCGCGGATCCAACGAGGTTCGTCTCGCGCCGAATCAGGGCGAACTCCCGTTCCTGGAACGCCGCGGGATCCATCGGCAGGAGGAGGATGGCCTCGTGGAGACCCACGAGTTCGTTCAGGTCGTGCAGGAGGGCGAGGACGGACGTGAAGTCGTTGTGGGCGATCAGGTACTCCACCCCGTCCAGCAGGACGACCGGATTGCTGCCGAAGGAGACGAACTGTTCCACGGCCCGGCCGACCTTCTCCGGGGGGGACGGCGGGACGGAGTTCTTC
The Thermoplasmata archaeon DNA segment above includes these coding regions:
- a CDS encoding class I SAM-dependent methyltransferase, yielding MASKVSPQGPDYGNWVSWKLLLAAGLASVVLFALSLLFIYLVIGAVLALAEFVLFAYGRYQQSPRGGNVQAKLWDSLVERLDWDGHGRAIDIGCGNGPVAIRVAKRYPGAEVVGVDVWGTMWEYSKAKCDENAKAEKVGNRVLFQMADAAKLPFEDGAFDAAVSNDVFHNVRGVKDKRAVLKEALRVVKKGGSFSFQDGFTVKRYYHWEADELVGAIRSWGVANVSFEKLPYARVVGGVSAIWGVK